The following proteins are encoded in a genomic region of Catharus ustulatus isolate bCatUst1 chromosome 4, bCatUst1.pri.v2, whole genome shotgun sequence:
- the LOC116994996 gene encoding wee1-like protein kinase 2 isoform X2 — MLLTEQANISSTCSVLCANMDDWDNSNDFIQRLDFSSCGEESEDRSVNEEDSLSLSPPRSSEFQKWQESSPLPGTPQRKLSEIFLSRTKAWMSPTLKSSPSVSKSWSKPETPLHITWKKLQLCDTPHTPKSLLSKTAFPSPATKGPPKGFRHLRLTPRADSEDSSQASLVNINPFTPESYRQMLFHPNGKRKTRGELNDHHPGSQIKQELPTKRYTLKASNMVSRYKKEFLELEKIGVGEFGSVYKCIKRLDGCVYAIKRSKRPLAGSSDEQLALREVYAHAVLGHHPHVVRYYSAWAEDNHMIIQNEHCNGGSLQDVLLENAKLGQYFPERELKEILLQVSMGLKYIHNSGLVHLDIKPSNIFICHKLAVSGSAGQEESDSEDEFSAGVVYKIGDLGHVTSITNPQVEEGDRRFLANEILQEQYCYLPKADIFALALTVALAAGAAALPHNGALWHHIRKGNVPHIPQKLPHSFLELLKLMIHPDPAQRPSATALTKHPVLRPSCGKAVQLQEQLNVEKCKTAMLERLGDSMWRRPAWQVLRQFVRHESDTVTSLVLERSMNRVQLLGRVGQDPIMRQVEGKNPVTIFSLATNEMWRTGDSEVGQGGDISQKTTWHRISVFRPGLRDVTYQYVRKGSRIFVEGKIDYGEYTDKNNVRRQATTIIADNVIFLSDGSVRDKV, encoded by the exons ATGCTGCTAACAG AACAGGCCAACATCAGCTCTACCTGTTCTGTTTTATGTGCTAACATGGATGACTGGGACAACAGCAATGATTTCATTCAGCGACTGGACTTTTCCAGTTGTGGTGAAGAGAGTGAAGACAGAAGTGTAAACGAGGAAGACTCCCTGAGCTTGAGCCCCCCTAGAAGCTCAGAGTTCCAGAAATGGCAAGAGAGCAGTCCTCTGCCAGGAACCCCTCAGAGAAAGCTTAGTGAGATTTTCCTGAGCAGGACAAAAGCTTGGATGAGTCCCACCCTGAAGTCTTCCCCATCTGTGAGCAAGAGCTGGAGTAAACCTGAGACCCCACTGCACATCACCTGgaaaaagctgcagctctgtgacacCCCACACACTCCTAAG AGCCTGTTGTCAAAGACAGCTTTTCCTTCACCTGCAACAAAGGGCCCACCCAAAGGCTTCAGACACCTGAGACTCACTCCTCGTGCTGACTCTGAGGACTCTTCCCAAGCTTCTCTTGTCAACATTAATCCCTTTACACCAGAGTCCTATCGACAAATGCTCTTTCATCCTAATGGCAAAAGGAAGACCAGAGGAGAGCT GAATGATCATCATCCAGGAAGCCAGATTAAACAGGAGCTACCTACAAAG AGATATACTCTGAAAGCAAGCAATATGGTTTCCCGCTACAAGAAGGAGTTCCTGGAACTAGAAAAAATTGGTGTGGGGGAATTTGGCTCTGTCTACAAGTGCATCAAACGCCTTGATGGATGTGTTTATGCCATCAAACGCTCCAAAAGGCCTCTGGCAGGATCCTCAGATGA GCAGCTGGCACTGCGTGAGGTTTATGCTCACGCTGTCCTTGGGCACCACCCCCATGTCGTGCGCTACTACTCAGCCTGGGCAGAGGACAATCACATGATTATCCAGAATGAACACTGCAATG gtGGGAGTCTCCAagatgtgctgctggaaaatgcaaagctTGGGCAGTATTTCCCAGAAAGAGAGCTGAAGGAAATATTGCTGCAAGTCTCCATGGGACTAAAATACATCCACAACTCTGGCCTTGTGCACCTGGATATCAAACCTA GTAATATCTTCATCTGTCACAAGCTGGCAGtttcaggctctgctgggcaggaggagagtGACAGTGAAGATGAATTCTCTGCTGGTGTAGTGTATAAGATTG GTGACCTTGGACACGTGACATCAATAACAAACCCTCAGGTGGAGGAAGGAGATAGACGGTTTTTGGCCAATGAGATTTTACAAGAG cAATACTGCTACTTGCCCAAGGCAGACATCTTTGCCCTGGCACTCACGGTGGCTCTGGCAGCCGGGGCAGCAGCGCTGCCCCACAACGGGGCCCTGTGGCACCACATCCGCAAAGGCAATGTCCCACACATCCCCCAGAAGCTTCCCCACAGCTTTCTTGAGCTCCTTAAG CTCATGATCCATCCTGACCCAGCGCAAAGACCTTCTGCCACAGCTCTCACCAAACACCCTGTTCTCCGTCCTTCATGTGGAAaagctgtgcagctccaggagcagctaAATGTGGAGAAATGCAAGACAGCCATGCTGGAAAG GCTCGGCGACAGCATGTGGCGGCGACCGGCGTGGCAG GTGCTACGCCAGTTTGTAAGACATGAGTCTGATACAGTTACTTCATTGGTGCTTGAAAGAT CCATGAATCGTGTTCAGCTGCTTGGTCGGGTTGGACAGGACCCTATCATGAGGcaagtggaaggaaaaaatcccGTTACCATATTTTCCCTGGCAACCAATGAGATGTGGCGGACAGGAGATAGTGAAGTGGGCCAGGGAG GTGACATCAGTCAGAAGACGACATGGCACAGGATTTCTGTCTTCAGACCAGGCCTCAGGGATGTCACCTATCAGTATGTGAGGAAGGG ctctcGAATCTTTGTTGAAGGAAAGATAGATTATGGTGAATATACAGATAAGAACAATGTGAGGAGACAGGCCACAACAATTATAGCAG ataatgtgatttttctgagtGACGGTTCTGTGAGAGACAAGGTGTGA
- the LOC116994996 gene encoding wee1-like protein kinase 2 isoform X4 has protein sequence MLSFPLTEQANISSTCSVLCANMDDWDNSNDFIQRLDFSSCGEESEDRSVNEEDSLSLSPPRSSEFQKWQESSPLPGTPQRKLSEIFLSRTKAWMSPTLKSSPSVSKSWSKPETPLHITWKKLQLCDTPHTPKSLLSKTAFPSPATKGPPKGFRHLRLTPRADSEDSSQASLVNINPFTPESYRQMLFHPNGKRKTRGELNDHHPGSQIKQELPTKRYTLKASNMVSRYKKEFLELEKIGVGEFGSVYKCIKRLDGCVYAIKRSKRPLAGSSDEQLALREVYAHAVLGHHPHVVRYYSAWAEDNHMIIQNEHCNGGSLQDVLLENAKLGQYFPERELKEILLQVSMGLKYIHNSGLVHLDIKPSNIFICHKLAVSGSAGQEESDSEDEFSAGVVYKIGDLGHVTSITNPQVEEGDRRFLANEILQEQYCYLPKADIFALALTVALAAGAAALPHNGALWHHIRKGNVPHIPQKLPHSFLELLKLMIHPDPAQRPSATALTKHPVLRPSCGKAVQLQEQLNVEKCKTAMLERELKAARLAQTLMKDQALGSAKLQESETSSKQKSKRLVGGKSCRSFSFTLGF, from the exons ATGCTGTCTTTCCCTCTAACAGAACAGGCCAACATCAGCTCTACCTGTTCTGTTTTATGTGCTAACATGGATGACTGGGACAACAGCAATGATTTCATTCAGCGACTGGACTTTTCCAGTTGTGGTGAAGAGAGTGAAGACAGAAGTGTAAACGAGGAAGACTCCCTGAGCTTGAGCCCCCCTAGAAGCTCAGAGTTCCAGAAATGGCAAGAGAGCAGTCCTCTGCCAGGAACCCCTCAGAGAAAGCTTAGTGAGATTTTCCTGAGCAGGACAAAAGCTTGGATGAGTCCCACCCTGAAGTCTTCCCCATCTGTGAGCAAGAGCTGGAGTAAACCTGAGACCCCACTGCACATCACCTGgaaaaagctgcagctctgtgacacCCCACACACTCCTAAG AGCCTGTTGTCAAAGACAGCTTTTCCTTCACCTGCAACAAAGGGCCCACCCAAAGGCTTCAGACACCTGAGACTCACTCCTCGTGCTGACTCTGAGGACTCTTCCCAAGCTTCTCTTGTCAACATTAATCCCTTTACACCAGAGTCCTATCGACAAATGCTCTTTCATCCTAATGGCAAAAGGAAGACCAGAGGAGAGCT GAATGATCATCATCCAGGAAGCCAGATTAAACAGGAGCTACCTACAAAG AGATATACTCTGAAAGCAAGCAATATGGTTTCCCGCTACAAGAAGGAGTTCCTGGAACTAGAAAAAATTGGTGTGGGGGAATTTGGCTCTGTCTACAAGTGCATCAAACGCCTTGATGGATGTGTTTATGCCATCAAACGCTCCAAAAGGCCTCTGGCAGGATCCTCAGATGA GCAGCTGGCACTGCGTGAGGTTTATGCTCACGCTGTCCTTGGGCACCACCCCCATGTCGTGCGCTACTACTCAGCCTGGGCAGAGGACAATCACATGATTATCCAGAATGAACACTGCAATG gtGGGAGTCTCCAagatgtgctgctggaaaatgcaaagctTGGGCAGTATTTCCCAGAAAGAGAGCTGAAGGAAATATTGCTGCAAGTCTCCATGGGACTAAAATACATCCACAACTCTGGCCTTGTGCACCTGGATATCAAACCTA GTAATATCTTCATCTGTCACAAGCTGGCAGtttcaggctctgctgggcaggaggagagtGACAGTGAAGATGAATTCTCTGCTGGTGTAGTGTATAAGATTG GTGACCTTGGACACGTGACATCAATAACAAACCCTCAGGTGGAGGAAGGAGATAGACGGTTTTTGGCCAATGAGATTTTACAAGAG cAATACTGCTACTTGCCCAAGGCAGACATCTTTGCCCTGGCACTCACGGTGGCTCTGGCAGCCGGGGCAGCAGCGCTGCCCCACAACGGGGCCCTGTGGCACCACATCCGCAAAGGCAATGTCCCACACATCCCCCAGAAGCTTCCCCACAGCTTTCTTGAGCTCCTTAAG CTCATGATCCATCCTGACCCAGCGCAAAGACCTTCTGCCACAGCTCTCACCAAACACCCTGTTCTCCGTCCTTCATGTGGAAaagctgtgcagctccaggagcagctaAATGTGGAGAAATGCAAGACAGCCATGCTGGAAAG GGAACTTAAAGCAGCTCGCCTTGCCCAGACCCTCATGAAGGACCAAGCCTTAGGAAGTGCCAAGTTACAAGAGTCTGAAACCTCTTCTAAGCAGAAGAGCAAGCGTCTGGTGGGAGGGAAGAGCTGTCGCTCATTTAGCTTTACTCTGGGTTTCTGA
- the LOC116994996 gene encoding wee1-like protein kinase 2 isoform X1 — MLSFPLTEQANISSTCSVLCANMDDWDNSNDFIQRLDFSSCGEESEDRSVNEEDSLSLSPPRSSEFQKWQESSPLPGTPQRKLSEIFLSRTKAWMSPTLKSSPSVSKSWSKPETPLHITWKKLQLCDTPHTPKSLLSKTAFPSPATKGPPKGFRHLRLTPRADSEDSSQASLVNINPFTPESYRQMLFHPNGKRKTRGELNDHHPGSQIKQELPTKRYTLKASNMVSRYKKEFLELEKIGVGEFGSVYKCIKRLDGCVYAIKRSKRPLAGSSDEQLALREVYAHAVLGHHPHVVRYYSAWAEDNHMIIQNEHCNGGSLQDVLLENAKLGQYFPERELKEILLQVSMGLKYIHNSGLVHLDIKPSNIFICHKLAVSGSAGQEESDSEDEFSAGVVYKIGDLGHVTSITNPQVEEGDRRFLANEILQEQYCYLPKADIFALALTVALAAGAAALPHNGALWHHIRKGNVPHIPQKLPHSFLELLKLMIHPDPAQRPSATALTKHPVLRPSCGKAVQLQEQLNVEKCKTAMLERLGDSMWRRPAWQVLRQFVRHESDTVTSLVLERSMNRVQLLGRVGQDPIMRQVEGKNPVTIFSLATNEMWRTGDSEVGQGGDISQKTTWHRISVFRPGLRDVTYQYVRKGSRIFVEGKIDYGEYTDKNNVRRQATTIIADNVIFLSDGSVRDKV, encoded by the exons ATGCTGTCTTTCCCTCTAACAGAACAGGCCAACATCAGCTCTACCTGTTCTGTTTTATGTGCTAACATGGATGACTGGGACAACAGCAATGATTTCATTCAGCGACTGGACTTTTCCAGTTGTGGTGAAGAGAGTGAAGACAGAAGTGTAAACGAGGAAGACTCCCTGAGCTTGAGCCCCCCTAGAAGCTCAGAGTTCCAGAAATGGCAAGAGAGCAGTCCTCTGCCAGGAACCCCTCAGAGAAAGCTTAGTGAGATTTTCCTGAGCAGGACAAAAGCTTGGATGAGTCCCACCCTGAAGTCTTCCCCATCTGTGAGCAAGAGCTGGAGTAAACCTGAGACCCCACTGCACATCACCTGgaaaaagctgcagctctgtgacacCCCACACACTCCTAAG AGCCTGTTGTCAAAGACAGCTTTTCCTTCACCTGCAACAAAGGGCCCACCCAAAGGCTTCAGACACCTGAGACTCACTCCTCGTGCTGACTCTGAGGACTCTTCCCAAGCTTCTCTTGTCAACATTAATCCCTTTACACCAGAGTCCTATCGACAAATGCTCTTTCATCCTAATGGCAAAAGGAAGACCAGAGGAGAGCT GAATGATCATCATCCAGGAAGCCAGATTAAACAGGAGCTACCTACAAAG AGATATACTCTGAAAGCAAGCAATATGGTTTCCCGCTACAAGAAGGAGTTCCTGGAACTAGAAAAAATTGGTGTGGGGGAATTTGGCTCTGTCTACAAGTGCATCAAACGCCTTGATGGATGTGTTTATGCCATCAAACGCTCCAAAAGGCCTCTGGCAGGATCCTCAGATGA GCAGCTGGCACTGCGTGAGGTTTATGCTCACGCTGTCCTTGGGCACCACCCCCATGTCGTGCGCTACTACTCAGCCTGGGCAGAGGACAATCACATGATTATCCAGAATGAACACTGCAATG gtGGGAGTCTCCAagatgtgctgctggaaaatgcaaagctTGGGCAGTATTTCCCAGAAAGAGAGCTGAAGGAAATATTGCTGCAAGTCTCCATGGGACTAAAATACATCCACAACTCTGGCCTTGTGCACCTGGATATCAAACCTA GTAATATCTTCATCTGTCACAAGCTGGCAGtttcaggctctgctgggcaggaggagagtGACAGTGAAGATGAATTCTCTGCTGGTGTAGTGTATAAGATTG GTGACCTTGGACACGTGACATCAATAACAAACCCTCAGGTGGAGGAAGGAGATAGACGGTTTTTGGCCAATGAGATTTTACAAGAG cAATACTGCTACTTGCCCAAGGCAGACATCTTTGCCCTGGCACTCACGGTGGCTCTGGCAGCCGGGGCAGCAGCGCTGCCCCACAACGGGGCCCTGTGGCACCACATCCGCAAAGGCAATGTCCCACACATCCCCCAGAAGCTTCCCCACAGCTTTCTTGAGCTCCTTAAG CTCATGATCCATCCTGACCCAGCGCAAAGACCTTCTGCCACAGCTCTCACCAAACACCCTGTTCTCCGTCCTTCATGTGGAAaagctgtgcagctccaggagcagctaAATGTGGAGAAATGCAAGACAGCCATGCTGGAAAG GCTCGGCGACAGCATGTGGCGGCGACCGGCGTGGCAG GTGCTACGCCAGTTTGTAAGACATGAGTCTGATACAGTTACTTCATTGGTGCTTGAAAGAT CCATGAATCGTGTTCAGCTGCTTGGTCGGGTTGGACAGGACCCTATCATGAGGcaagtggaaggaaaaaatcccGTTACCATATTTTCCCTGGCAACCAATGAGATGTGGCGGACAGGAGATAGTGAAGTGGGCCAGGGAG GTGACATCAGTCAGAAGACGACATGGCACAGGATTTCTGTCTTCAGACCAGGCCTCAGGGATGTCACCTATCAGTATGTGAGGAAGGG ctctcGAATCTTTGTTGAAGGAAAGATAGATTATGGTGAATATACAGATAAGAACAATGTGAGGAGACAGGCCACAACAATTATAGCAG ataatgtgatttttctgagtGACGGTTCTGTGAGAGACAAGGTGTGA
- the LOC116994996 gene encoding wee1-like protein kinase 2 isoform X3, whose translation MDDWDNSNDFIQRLDFSSCGEESEDRSVNEEDSLSLSPPRSSEFQKWQESSPLPGTPQRKLSEIFLSRTKAWMSPTLKSSPSVSKSWSKPETPLHITWKKLQLCDTPHTPKSLLSKTAFPSPATKGPPKGFRHLRLTPRADSEDSSQASLVNINPFTPESYRQMLFHPNGKRKTRGELNDHHPGSQIKQELPTKRYTLKASNMVSRYKKEFLELEKIGVGEFGSVYKCIKRLDGCVYAIKRSKRPLAGSSDEQLALREVYAHAVLGHHPHVVRYYSAWAEDNHMIIQNEHCNGGSLQDVLLENAKLGQYFPERELKEILLQVSMGLKYIHNSGLVHLDIKPSNIFICHKLAVSGSAGQEESDSEDEFSAGVVYKIGDLGHVTSITNPQVEEGDRRFLANEILQEQYCYLPKADIFALALTVALAAGAAALPHNGALWHHIRKGNVPHIPQKLPHSFLELLKLMIHPDPAQRPSATALTKHPVLRPSCGKAVQLQEQLNVEKCKTAMLERLGDSMWRRPAWQVLRQFVRHESDTVTSLVLERSMNRVQLLGRVGQDPIMRQVEGKNPVTIFSLATNEMWRTGDSEVGQGGDISQKTTWHRISVFRPGLRDVTYQYVRKGSRIFVEGKIDYGEYTDKNNVRRQATTIIADNVIFLSDGSVRDKV comes from the exons ATGGATGACTGGGACAACAGCAATGATTTCATTCAGCGACTGGACTTTTCCAGTTGTGGTGAAGAGAGTGAAGACAGAAGTGTAAACGAGGAAGACTCCCTGAGCTTGAGCCCCCCTAGAAGCTCAGAGTTCCAGAAATGGCAAGAGAGCAGTCCTCTGCCAGGAACCCCTCAGAGAAAGCTTAGTGAGATTTTCCTGAGCAGGACAAAAGCTTGGATGAGTCCCACCCTGAAGTCTTCCCCATCTGTGAGCAAGAGCTGGAGTAAACCTGAGACCCCACTGCACATCACCTGgaaaaagctgcagctctgtgacacCCCACACACTCCTAAG AGCCTGTTGTCAAAGACAGCTTTTCCTTCACCTGCAACAAAGGGCCCACCCAAAGGCTTCAGACACCTGAGACTCACTCCTCGTGCTGACTCTGAGGACTCTTCCCAAGCTTCTCTTGTCAACATTAATCCCTTTACACCAGAGTCCTATCGACAAATGCTCTTTCATCCTAATGGCAAAAGGAAGACCAGAGGAGAGCT GAATGATCATCATCCAGGAAGCCAGATTAAACAGGAGCTACCTACAAAG AGATATACTCTGAAAGCAAGCAATATGGTTTCCCGCTACAAGAAGGAGTTCCTGGAACTAGAAAAAATTGGTGTGGGGGAATTTGGCTCTGTCTACAAGTGCATCAAACGCCTTGATGGATGTGTTTATGCCATCAAACGCTCCAAAAGGCCTCTGGCAGGATCCTCAGATGA GCAGCTGGCACTGCGTGAGGTTTATGCTCACGCTGTCCTTGGGCACCACCCCCATGTCGTGCGCTACTACTCAGCCTGGGCAGAGGACAATCACATGATTATCCAGAATGAACACTGCAATG gtGGGAGTCTCCAagatgtgctgctggaaaatgcaaagctTGGGCAGTATTTCCCAGAAAGAGAGCTGAAGGAAATATTGCTGCAAGTCTCCATGGGACTAAAATACATCCACAACTCTGGCCTTGTGCACCTGGATATCAAACCTA GTAATATCTTCATCTGTCACAAGCTGGCAGtttcaggctctgctgggcaggaggagagtGACAGTGAAGATGAATTCTCTGCTGGTGTAGTGTATAAGATTG GTGACCTTGGACACGTGACATCAATAACAAACCCTCAGGTGGAGGAAGGAGATAGACGGTTTTTGGCCAATGAGATTTTACAAGAG cAATACTGCTACTTGCCCAAGGCAGACATCTTTGCCCTGGCACTCACGGTGGCTCTGGCAGCCGGGGCAGCAGCGCTGCCCCACAACGGGGCCCTGTGGCACCACATCCGCAAAGGCAATGTCCCACACATCCCCCAGAAGCTTCCCCACAGCTTTCTTGAGCTCCTTAAG CTCATGATCCATCCTGACCCAGCGCAAAGACCTTCTGCCACAGCTCTCACCAAACACCCTGTTCTCCGTCCTTCATGTGGAAaagctgtgcagctccaggagcagctaAATGTGGAGAAATGCAAGACAGCCATGCTGGAAAG GCTCGGCGACAGCATGTGGCGGCGACCGGCGTGGCAG GTGCTACGCCAGTTTGTAAGACATGAGTCTGATACAGTTACTTCATTGGTGCTTGAAAGAT CCATGAATCGTGTTCAGCTGCTTGGTCGGGTTGGACAGGACCCTATCATGAGGcaagtggaaggaaaaaatcccGTTACCATATTTTCCCTGGCAACCAATGAGATGTGGCGGACAGGAGATAGTGAAGTGGGCCAGGGAG GTGACATCAGTCAGAAGACGACATGGCACAGGATTTCTGTCTTCAGACCAGGCCTCAGGGATGTCACCTATCAGTATGTGAGGAAGGG ctctcGAATCTTTGTTGAAGGAAAGATAGATTATGGTGAATATACAGATAAGAACAATGTGAGGAGACAGGCCACAACAATTATAGCAG ataatgtgatttttctgagtGACGGTTCTGTGAGAGACAAGGTGTGA
- the LOC116994996 gene encoding single-stranded DNA-binding protein, mitochondrial-like isoform X5, with protein MWRRPAWQVLRQFVRHESDTVTSLVLERSMNRVQLLGRVGQDPIMRQVEGKNPVTIFSLATNEMWRTGDSEVGQGGDISQKTTWHRISVFRPGLRDVTYQYVRKGSRIFVEGKIDYGEYTDKNNVRRQATTIIADNVIFLSDGSVRDKV; from the exons ATGTGGCGGCGACCGGCGTGGCAG GTGCTACGCCAGTTTGTAAGACATGAGTCTGATACAGTTACTTCATTGGTGCTTGAAAGAT CCATGAATCGTGTTCAGCTGCTTGGTCGGGTTGGACAGGACCCTATCATGAGGcaagtggaaggaaaaaatcccGTTACCATATTTTCCCTGGCAACCAATGAGATGTGGCGGACAGGAGATAGTGAAGTGGGCCAGGGAG GTGACATCAGTCAGAAGACGACATGGCACAGGATTTCTGTCTTCAGACCAGGCCTCAGGGATGTCACCTATCAGTATGTGAGGAAGGG ctctcGAATCTTTGTTGAAGGAAAGATAGATTATGGTGAATATACAGATAAGAACAATGTGAGGAGACAGGCCACAACAATTATAGCAG ataatgtgatttttctgagtGACGGTTCTGTGAGAGACAAGGTGTGA
- the LOC116994974 gene encoding zinc finger protein 501-like, producing the protein MGDTQKGSLHQESLMRAELHLCPSRKVTGDSFQDHKQELEREMETCFPKRQGMVPPSGMEVWECKESGKAHISKAVLAGDEPDLPMCGNSAVWIRQVGEKTYKCPECGKSFSRSSYRSQHQRIHLAQRPFGCLECGKSFTRKSDLIKHQRIHTGEKPYQCSQCHKTFSQRSNVIRHQRTHTGERHYLCKECGKSFSQKSHLIVHQRSHKGEKPFNCPRCEKSSSERSSLIIHRRVHSGEKPHKCQECGKHFRDSSAIIRHQRIHTGEKPYKCTECGKTFGQSSSLVTHTRTHTGERPYRCPVCGKGFSQSSALSTHRRIHVGKALPVCQGLPSPFQCMERGRRCSNLSALPKHHSLHGKERPHICVECGDSFHRSSALSVHLRIHHGQTPYGCEECGKTFRHSSALSAHLRIHAETEPYECGECGECGKTFRKSSTYKAHLKIHTAKNPYNKCLVGGRILTSHSLLP; encoded by the coding sequence ATGGGTGACACACAGAAGGGCAGCCTTCATCAGGAGAGTTTAATGAGAGCTGAACTCCATCTGTGCCCCTCCAGGAAGGTCACAGGAGACTCCTTCCAGGACCAcaagcaggagctggaaagaGAGATGGAGACATGTTTTCCAAAGAGACAGGGAATGGTACCTCCTTCTGGGATGGAAGTCTGGGAGTGCAAGGAGAGTGGTAAGGCCCACATCAGCAAGGCTGTCCTTGCTGGTGATGAGCCAGACCTGCCCATGTGTGGGAACAGTGCTGTTTGGATTCGGCAGGTGGGAGAGAAAACCTACAAGTGTCCcgagtgtgggaagagcttcagcCGCAGTTCATACCGGAGCCAGCACCAGAGGATCCACCTGGCACAGAGACCCTTTGGCTGCTTGGAATGCGGGAAGAGTTTTACCCGCAAGTCAGACCTGATCAAACACCAGCGGATCCACACGGGGGAGAAGCCCTACCAGTGCAGCCAGTGCCACAAGACCTTCAGCCAGAGGTCAAATGTGATCAGGCACCAGCGCACCCACACGGGAGAGAGACACTACCTGTGCaaggagtgtgggaagagcttcagcCAGAAGTCACATCTCATTGTCCACCAGCGAAGCCACAAGGGTGAGAAACCCTTTAATTGCCCGCGGTGTGAGAAAAGCTCCAGCGAGCGCTCCTCCCTGATCATCCATCGGAGGGTGCACAGCGGAGAGAAGCCCCACAAGTGCCAGGAGTGTGGGAAGCATTTCCGGGACAGCTCAGCCATCATTCGGCATCAGAGGATTCACACGGGGGAGAAACCCTACAAGTGCACTGAGTGTGGGAAGACTTTTGGGCAGAGCTCCTCGCTGGTGACCCACACGCGAACGCACACGGGTGAGAGGCCCTACAGGTGCCCCGTGTGCGGGAAGGGCTTCAGCCAGAGCTCGGCACTCAGCACTCACCGCCGGATCCACGTGGGAAAGGCCCTGCCcgtgtgccagggcctgcccagccccttccagtgcaTGGAGCGTGGCCGGAGGTGCAGCAACCTCTCGGCTCTGCCCAAGCACCACAGCCTGCATGGCAAGGAGCGGCCCCACATCTGTGTGGAGTGTGGGGACAGCTTCCACCGGAGCTCAGCTCTCAGCGTGCACCTGAGGATCCACCATGGCCAGACACCCTACGGGTGTGAGGAGTGTGGGAAAACCTTccggcacagctcagccctcagTGCCCACCTGAGGATCCACGCGGAAACCGAGCCCTACGAGTGTGGGGAGTGTGGGGAGTGTGGGAAAACCTTCCGGAAAAGTTCAACATATAAAGCGCATTTGAAAATCCACACTGCCAAGAACCCTTATAATAAATGTCTGGTGGGTGGAAGAATCCTCACCTCCCACTCGCTTCTGCCATAA